The Nicotiana tomentosiformis chromosome 2, ASM39032v3, whole genome shotgun sequence genome includes the window tgcaaaagaatgaaggggatagcctcacataccttgtatatactgcccaacctcaagctatgcaaatgtcatgactccttagtctacaataagacaaatgacactatcattatcgtttaagcgtcgtaactattatgtatcgaccgcaacctattttacgatgaaacggacagcacctcccctatttatatgacttcccacaagtcaatacaatcaccaaacagcccaaacaacatcattaataatcatattgagcctccaaaacagtccaccaaccaacaacattactaccaagcctttcgatatatatttcacaagttctagcttcaacgacttagctgcaacttggataatcttaaatatatatagagttagaggttccttacctttaaacagaaataacaactccaatttgaccttaattttccacgaaatatccctccaattctgtcacaagaacaaggaagcgaaactagcaattaattcgggtttttcggcactagaattactttagaagacttgaaatcacctagggttgatattaaaaactttaaggtgtatttacagaacataaaacacttaaaacaacctcccacacgagctggaacaacacaaaaattagcaacaacaagaagaacaagaaacttactagcgccacgggattcccgacatttgatttgtattgtttgccctttgtttgggtcttggatcatgagagaaccttgagcgactctttttagggttctaaggtctgaatatactgaaaaataatgacttaaaacggggttgaggtatcatatatatatccatatgtcttaaaccgcctatgtgggccccatagagagttGTTTGGCGCACTCTCGTgaaaatgtgaatatctctctattctgagatcgtatcgacgaacggtttaatgtgttggaaactagactcatagatattcaattttataggtatatcaccccataattccaagtacattgggataaaaatgtagtaacatttgacctaaagtttaagtaaaattataaacgtaagttgcgacaacttttatcgacttttgtttcataactcgcttgacttcaagacttatgatacagatattatatgattcaaataaattaaaacatgacctcttagGACAATTAATCatctctagtgttacccgaaaatacgggttacaacatccttgattcgtttaacttcaaatacttgttaactactcttatacacccttgtatcgtttaagaccaataggattaacttcttatcatctcaaagataatctcttatTCGATTTACGttgactaacttacgacgtgatctaaggtacgcgaatttgggtaCAGTTGTAACAGCTTTACTGCTGGCCTCCTAGTGTGAGCagtgctcggggtccatttgaggcccttgtgaactctgacacactaggatttgagTCCTTAGTCATTCCCTGAAACTTAAACTACCCCCATTCAACCCCTTTCTTCCTATTATCTGTTTTACATCTAAGTCGGTTGGTTTAAATGATGCAATGCTTGGAAATATGGTTATATGAATTGAATTTGGGCTCCTCTATGGATTCTGGGGTTGTGTTGATGAATACGACTCCTTGTTAGAAGTCTGGGTATGCTGTGTGAGAATTGCTGAAGGCCCAGACAGTGCTGGGTATTTCATTTGGGCATGTTGTGGgcctattgtcattatttgtataacaaTTATATTTTACTCATTAATGGGCCTGTGATAACTTTGTATAAacgattggggtgttagtgacgtggggaatgggtagatttctaatatttgcataccaaatgggtagacaacatgcctataagaCTCATTGATTCACTTGCTATATGTGCCGTTGAATTTATATGTGCACTGTAGAAACCATGTCATTAggataaacacacacacacacacactgtctGTTGGAAAACATGAATTCAACTGCTGCAATTATGCTTACTGCTACGTGTTACTAGAAAACTTGCTTATAGGAACAAATGTCAATGAACTTTCTTTCAATTCATTTCGGCATATTCATTAGaaactatgcctataggattttgattacctcatttgctattatctcgtactgttcactagaaaccatgcctataggattttaatcatcTCATTCATTACTGCATCGCACTGTTCACTTAGAAAACATGTCTATAAGGTTGAGTGTAATGATAAAATCAGCTCCAAGTGCTAAACATTAGAGATCCTGTCTATAGGACAACACTGTTTCGTCTTAATAGGAGTCAATGTTGCACCTCTCAAATATGGTTTATTATGCAGTTCTGGGATCTTCCCAATGGTACTTTCATTATTCCTTATTGCACGAGTCACCTAGACATAACAAGCTTAATGACCGGAAATCTACAATTTCATTAGTCAGCGTGCAAATCGTATAATCATGTCTATGAACAACGCTTGGCCTCTGAAACTACTTACATGCCTTGATGCCTTGTCACAtaaaaatcatgtctatagggatataattttcttaattttgaaTTGCTTATCCTGAAAtttgtcttgcgtgcatttgttgcttaagtgtggaggcaaacttgagcccttaactgccatatttgaagtccaatatgtgttttgcatgtcgcctagttttgacatttttgagcagcctatataaggtctagaactacctaaatagaggtccaaagcctcctggaccataggtatgggacggatagtgcacgcataaggcacatattggaattgaattagaagtaaacaactttaacatagtaatcgggtagtgggagatgatagtctgtgcccgctagataatatgagtaacaccctatctcaagggagttacgaaatattatttatgttgcacggggtgatcctttaggctaaaaaacttaggaaccCCCacctttttcctttcttttctattagaataAAAAACAATATAGTTGTACCTCCCTATTCGAGATctttttgtaataaaattcttagatttttCACTCTCTTTTCTTACatgatcacatagactaatccatataatttaagttcggccgggacccacagttttggacctcgaggaatgcctaacaccttctttttgaggtaacttgagcccttacctgatctttgatggcgttgactagttaaaacagagttatttgcaaataggtgccctaacacaccttaaaatcgttaggtggtgactctcctcttttaatacttcatttaaaagagttgtcacacgtcgaggtCCGCTTTCGCAAGAAAAACAGGGAGCGACatccaagagacgtggacactatttttgaaccacttgaaataACATGTTATCAAACATCGTTCAGGTATTTTTccggaagagctccacataattcGGTCGGCTGAGAAATAATCGGGCAAACTAGCTATTAGCTTGTTGCtgtatggcctccaaatgaactattaagtaacaaCAGAAAACGTGAGTATATACAACACATATGAAGCCAGGACAAGTAAACTTATGTATATATTTACCTGTACGCCCTCCATAAAATCCAACAAATCCTTGCACAAAGGGATATTATGTCGAGCTTCGTACGCCCGTCCATatcctcgcctatcaacccacctcctagctagagggagaaatGGAGGTGGTGCACCAGGAGCtaagggtggtagaggtggctgcaactgaAGGAACCACTCcaaggcccaaacctaatatacaaagtggacgtaaaatttaaggtatattttttactgggtatgttataatgaatagagtattcaactatgttttcacctgtagCAGCGGCAAAAATCCAGCAAAGTCAtgctgggtgcccatgctcgcccagCACATCTGCTTGTACAAGTAACCGAGAACAGAAGCACCCCAGCTGTACtgatgtaaatcatctagccgctcaagatgatgaagaaatctcaagctcactaggttccccgaagtgttcgggaacaaaacccctccaaacataaggagCAGCAGCAATCGCGTGTACCGGTGAATATGAAGCTCCGGTGTATCATCTGTGATGTTAGTGTGCAATGCATCCAAATGTTGCCGGACGTGCGTCAACTGTAGACGACTGGCCCCAACCAGTGCAGTCTCATCCGGTGGCTGGAAATCGGTGAGTCATTGCAGCATCTCCATGTAGTGCAAACCCGTATACTCTCTGATGGCATTAGGCAAAGCAACAGGGTGTCCATCAACGGGCAGCCCATACAGGACCTCCACGTCCTGAAATGTGatagtggcctcgccaatgggcaaaTGGAATATGTGCGTCTCCAGTCTCCACCGCTCTATCAGGGTCGTGATCAACGACCAATCCAGCTGCAGCCGGCCGATCTCCACAATCCTATAAAAACTCGTATCCTGGAGGCGtctgactatacggggatggagagGGTGGTCCCTGAGAAAGccccacatatcgtctactctcCTGACACGGAATGTCTGGGTCAGTAACTGTCCCTCCCATATGTGCGACAACCTATGATCACCCTGTAACAACAGTAGCTCTAGActggcaggtccgggatgcaaagacggaacctccatgtcgtctactgtaaattaaacaatattaattacattattttactttaatatgttagttttattattttacatgttagtttattattttatatgtttgtttgtaaattaaataattaattttcataattatacaagatttaattattaaatatttacatatgggtttcgggctcgatatttgaggcccagtagcacaaAGATATCCTGAATTCTCGTGTTCATAATGAGAAAATTAtctcgatttatcactcaacatgtctgttattttaaatgttagtttattatttatatattagtttaatattgtatatattagttttattaatttatatgttagttttattattatttatttttgtttatgactcacttattttttaatataataaaattaaataattaatttttataattatacatgatttaattattaaatattcacatatgggttccgagCTCGATATTCGAGGCTCGGTAGCACtaagatatcctgaattcttgtattcatgatgagaaaattatctcgatttatcactcaacatgtctgttattttaaatattagtgtattatttatatgttagtttaatattatatatgttagttttattaatttatatgttagttttattattttgtatgttagttttattattatatatttttatttatgactcacttattttttactataataaaattaaataattaatttttataattatacaagatttaattattaaatattcacatatgggatctgggctcgatatttgaggcccagtagcaccaaggcctgaaaatattattgttttctCATATTTAGTTcaggaaatattgttgttttctcatgttattttcttacgattgttgactagaattggacagagtttgtgtttgaactatcagcttttttgacgtatttttgggtataatagatacttaaatgattaatttcaataactacaaggatACTACGCTAAATGATACtatattttactacgctaaaatgacactacattacaaatacaagcactacattaggccacaagataccactagagggaactaaagtaacaatttatctattttactagtctttaagcaaataaataatctaaatcgaataaaaataacaaataaatttaatcacaaaatattcacgaaaatacatatatcacagtaaaaagtaactagttaacatttttaataataatttctctatttttactaatttttttagcacactaatatcatagtccggataaaaataacaaaatagttaaatcgcaaaacaatcacaaaacaacatagaacatatcaaaaataactaatatgcattttttatatgagttttaacaaaaattaagtcggaatacctcgatttaaggtttttggaaagttgaagatttggcgatttggagccgaaacgagcaacccacaaCGAGATAACGCTTTAACTAGGATGTGAGACCGAGAATCTTTACTTTTTGTGGGACGGGTGGGCTCCACTCGAGCTTTTTTGGTCGTTAATGGGGGGGAGGACCActgtttctttaatttttatttgggggggggggggtggggggatAGGAGTTCTGGTTTGGTGGGGAAGGGAAGGGGACATATTTTTATGTAGGTATAACGCCGTTTATTAAGGCGATAAACGACGCTATACCTTCCCGCTCTTTTCAAGTTGACGCATAACTCCCTTTTAAAAGGCGCTAAACCCTAATGGGCAAAtaaccgttaaggtatagcgccttttaaaagggcgttatatatattttggtcacCAACATTTTTTTTCACGTATTTCGATCGTTTGAGTAAAAAAATACGACATTTTGGTTCTAGGGGCCTTAAAAGTGTACAAAATGTCATCCTATCACCTTTTGCCTTGCATGTGATGTGAAGTGAGAGTGGCCTGCAAACGTTTGATTTCCCATGTTAAGTTATTTctctatttcattttttttaatttctttttttgagAGTTAAATAAGACCAATTGCATGGGTTTTAGAATTATTAAACTGGCATAAATAGTTTCCGTTTAATTTTTTGCTTTTAAATAGGTTTTTACTGTCTCTCCCT containing:
- the LOC138904464 gene encoding serine/threonine-protein phosphatase 7 long form homolog, which produces MEVPSLHPGPASLELLLLQGDHRLSHIWEGQLLTQTFRVRRVDDMWGFLRDHPLHPRIVRRLQDTSFYRIVEIGRLQLDWSLITTLIERWRLETHIFHLPIGEATITFQDVEPPDETALVGASRLQLTHVRQHLDALHTNITDDTPELHIHRYTRLLLLLMFGGVLFPNTSGNLVSLRFLHHLERLDDLHQYSWGASVLGYLYKQMCWASMGTQHDFAGFLPLLQVWALEWFLQLQPPLPPLAPGAPPPFLPLARRWVDRRGYGRAYEARHNIPLCKDLLDFMEGVQQQANS